In one Nicotiana sylvestris chromosome 8, ASM39365v2, whole genome shotgun sequence genomic region, the following are encoded:
- the LOC104212192 gene encoding uncharacterized protein, giving the protein MAAPPNFEEGQSTYRPPRFNGQYYGWWKTRMHDFITAEDLELWDVICDGPFIPTKTIDEYNRISACQSAKEIWEALQIAPEGKTQVKQSKIDMLTTEYELFKMKDDESIQDMHTCFTSIINELHSLGEIIPRNKLLRKILSVLHSS; this is encoded by the exons ATGGCTGCTCCGCCAAACTTTGAAGAAGGCCAATCTACCTACAGACCACCAAGATTCAACGGCCAATACTATGGATGGTGGAAGACAaggatgcatgattttatcacGGCTGAAGATTTAGAACTGTGGGATGTTATCTGTGATGGCCCCTTCATTCCTACGAAAACCATTG ATGAATACAACAGGATCTCAGCTTGTCAATCCGCTAAGGAGATCTGGGAAGCTCTCCAAATAGCACCCGAAGGGAAAACTCAAGTCAAGCAGTCGAAGATTGACATGTTAACAACTGAGTATGAGCTCTTCaagatgaaggatgatgagtccatTCAGGATATGCACACTTGCTTCACTTCTATCATCAATGAGCTTCACTCTCTCGGAGAAATCATTCCCAGGAACAAACTTCTCAGGAAAATACTTAGTGTACTACATAGTTCATAG